Below is a genomic region from Pectobacterium polaris.
TCTTTACGATCTACCCATTATCACCGCTCGACTCACCTTTAATGTGCAGCCTGAGAACTCATTCCCGCCGAGCTACGTGACGATGACAGCGTAAAGGCGGAAATTGCAGTAAAGGTAAGCGCGATGCCGCCCAGAATAAGGTAAGTCTGGTTGAAGCCGATACGGTCATACAGATTGCCCGCCGCGGAGGAGAGGAATATCGCCATAAACTGCTTGGCGAACTGGAAGCCCACTAGATAAATCGTGGCCGACAGGCGCGAATCAAAAGTATTGGCGATGTATTTGAAAATCCCGATAAGCAGCAGCGGTACTTCGAAGGCGTGCAGCATTTTCAGTATGATCACCTCCGTGATGGAGGTGGCACAGGCCGATCCCAAAATCCTGATCGACATAATCGTTCCCGCCACCAGAAGCGCATTTTTAGCGCCGATCCGGTTAATAAGCCACGGCGTACAGAACATCACCAGCGCATTCGCCGCTTCCCCGGCGGTGGTGACAAAACCAAAGATCTGGTTGCCCTGTTCCTGCGAGCTAAAGAATGATTTAAAGAAATTAGCGAATTGCTGATCGTAGACGTCATAAATACAGGCGACGCCGACCACGTACAGCACCAGCAGCCAGAACTGACGATTGGCCAGCAATCCTAACGCCAGCTTCACACTAAAAGGCGAGGCGTTGGCCCCGAGTGAATCCATGACGGCGGCGGTCGGGTTGCTTTCCGTCTTCGCCAGACACAGCAACACAATCAAGATAATTGCCGAGCCGGATCCCATCCAGAACACGATATCGGGGTTGATGTTAAACAACATGCCCGCCGTTGAAGCGCAAATTCCCCAGCCAAAACAGCCAAACATGCGCGCCTTGCCGTACTCAAAGTTGTGCTGTCGGCTGATGCGTTCGATGTAGGCTTCAATGGCTCCCGCTCCCGCGCTGAAAGAAAATCCGATATACAGGCCGCCGACTAAAGCACCCAGTATCACGTTGATTTTTAATAGCGGAGCGAAGACATACAGAAAGAAAGGGGCAAAAAAGAGCAACAGTACAGAGATCACCCATAGCAGGTGCTTCTTCATGCCCAGCTTATCGGACAGGATGCCGAGGAAAGGCTGAAACAGGATCGCGAACAACGACAGGAAGGAAAAAACGATGCCAGTATCGGTCTTGTTGAGCCCGATAACGTCCGCCAGCCAAATTGGCAAAAACGGAAAGCACGTCGCCATGATAAAGAAATAAAGAAAGAAGAACGCGCCGAAAATCCAGAAGTTACGGTTGTTTTTGTAGTAGCACGAGGTTGTAGGCATCTTACTTTCCCTCTAAAGGGTATACCCGTCATACTTCAAGTTGCAGGTGTGTTGGCTGCGCTTAAATACTCGGCCCGTCGTGGGCCTCGCCCTAAGGGCCGCTGCTAGCAGCGTTCAAATCTGCTCCCGGCAGATTTGTCACCCGAATCACTTACTTGAGTAAGCTCATCGGGATGCCTTCTCTTGCCGCCTGCCTGCAACTCGAATTATTTAGGGTATAGGTGTGTGGTTATGTGTTGGTGTTCCATGATTGCTATACAGCAAAAAAGCTAGCTGTCCGGCACCGCGGAAAGCGCGACCAAAATGGCGGTTTCCGGCGTCAGGACGGGTAGGGCAAGGCCGGCCTGCATCAGCCAGTCGCCGGAAACCACGATTGGCTGACGTAACCAAGGCGGGAGCTCACGCATGGTGCCGCCGCCTTCACGCACCGTTTTGATTTCCGGGCCGTCCAGCAGTGTGACCTCATAGCGCGCGTCGGGCTGTAGGCCGGGAAAGCGGAGCGTCCCCGCCAGCGAATAATCCGGCATACGCAGCTGAGCTATCTGGAAAACGGCGTGCTGCCGATCGTTGCTCACCACGCCGGTGACCTGCACCGTATCGTCCGGCATCTCGACCCGCCAGGTGGTGCCGCTGTGCAGCAACGGGCGCAGCGTTTTGTGCAACTGGATGTAGTGGCGATAGCCTTCCAGCTCGTCGTCATCGGCCTTCACGGGATCCAGCTCGATACCCATATGGCCGAACAGAGCGGTCAGACCGCGAAAGGCGATGGTATGACGCCGATAGGTGGCGTGGCAGCGAGCGTGCCCAATGTGTTGCCCCATGACTTCTGGTGGAAAGAAGTAGCTCATGCCGCGCTGGATAGTCTGGCGCTCCAGCGCGTCGTTGTTATCCGATACCCAGAAGCGCTGGGTACGCTCCAGCACGCCGTAGTCGATGCGGCCGCCGCCGGAGGCGCAGGATTCAAATTCGACATGAGGAAAGCGCTGGCGCAGGGTATCGAGCAGACGATAGAACTGTCGGGTTTGCGCATCAGCTGCCAGACGCCCTTCATGGCCGGGTTGCACCAGCTCGCGGTTCATATCCCACTTCACATAATCGACCGGGTGCTCACCCAGCAGCCAGCTCAGCCGTTCCAGCAGGTAAGCGAATGCCTCGGGCTGATTTAAATTCAGCACGTACTGGTAGCGGCCTGTTGGCTGTGCGTAGCCGGGCAATTGCAGCACCCAGTCAGGATGGGCGCGGAACAGGTCGGAATCGGGGTTGATCATCTCCGGTTCGACCCAAATGCCGAACTCCATCCCCAAGGCTTTGACGTGTTCAATCACCGGCATCAGCCCGTTAGGGTATTTTTCCTCGTCCAGATACCAGTCGCCGAGCGCGGCTTGGTCGTGGTGACGCCCACGGAACCAGCCGTCATCGATAATGAAGCGCTCTACGCCGACGTCGGCGGCTTTGCTCGCCATCTGCATGATGTACTCGGGGTCATGATCGAAATAGATCCCTTCCCACGTATTGAGATGTACCGGGCGTGGCTTATCGCCACTGAATTGGATCAGGGACTGGCGCAGGAAGGTGTGATAGCGCTGGCTCATGCCGTTTAAACCGGTATCAGAGAAGGCGGCATAGACCCACGGCGTCGTGAGGGATTCCGACTGCGCCAGCGTGATTTCTCCCGGCAGATACAGAGCTTCCGCTTGGACGACGCGACGGCCATCCGTTTTGATATCGGCACGCAGACGGTGGTTGCCGCTCCAGCCTAAATGCACGCCCCATACCGAACCACGCTGTTCGCTGAACGCAGACTCGCCGAGGATAAAGGCAGGGAAATATTCGTGGGAGCTTCTTCCCCGACGGCTTTCCTGAATAAAACCGCCGTGCTGCAACGTGAGACGATGGGCCTGAAACTCACGCAGCCAGCGGCCGTGGAATGCCATGACGTCGCTTGCCCGTTCTGGGATGGGCAGCGTGACGGCGAGGCGCTGTACTTGCCAGGCATCCGCACGCAGATTCTCTAGCGTGTGACGCAGTTGCAGGACGTCGGTCTGCGGATCCAGACGCAGTTCGCTGATCATGCGAAGCCCTGCCTGTGCATCTTCCGCCGTGATGGTGAGCGTATTGTCCTGAACGTCAGCCTGCGTCGTCGTGAAGATCGGCGCGGCGTCATAGCCTGAACGGTGCCCCTCAATACCCGGCGAACCGAACTGACCGCGCCCGTATTCCATCGCCAGCGTTAGAGGAAGATCCACATCCAGACGACCGTTAGCGACGGGGCGTTGCAGTGAAATGATATCTTCTGGTGAAAAACCACGTAGCCGTGGCCCCCAGTAGAGAATTTCTGCCGCTGGGGCGCAGCGTACGATGACATCGCACTGTGCGCTGGTTAATTGAACAATATCACGCATCATGAGGAGGATTCCAAATTACGGAGAGTGGATCTCAGTGAAAACTTAAACGTTTAAGTCATCAACTTAAACGTTTAAGAAATGTGATGTTGTTAAAATAATCGTTAGGA
It encodes:
- a CDS encoding MFS transporter yields the protein MPTTSCYYKNNRNFWIFGAFFFLYFFIMATCFPFLPIWLADVIGLNKTDTGIVFSFLSLFAILFQPFLGILSDKLGMKKHLLWVISVLLLFFAPFFLYVFAPLLKINVILGALVGGLYIGFSFSAGAGAIEAYIERISRQHNFEYGKARMFGCFGWGICASTAGMLFNINPDIVFWMGSGSAIILIVLLCLAKTESNPTAAVMDSLGANASPFSVKLALGLLANRQFWLLVLYVVGVACIYDVYDQQFANFFKSFFSSQEQGNQIFGFVTTAGEAANALVMFCTPWLINRIGAKNALLVAGTIMSIRILGSACATSITEVIILKMLHAFEVPLLLIGIFKYIANTFDSRLSATIYLVGFQFAKQFMAIFLSSAAGNLYDRIGFNQTYLILGGIALTFTAISAFTLSSSRSSAGMSSQAAH
- a CDS encoding alpha-galactosidase, translated to MMRDIVQLTSAQCDVIVRCAPAAEILYWGPRLRGFSPEDIISLQRPVANGRLDVDLPLTLAMEYGRGQFGSPGIEGHRSGYDAAPIFTTTQADVQDNTLTITAEDAQAGLRMISELRLDPQTDVLQLRHTLENLRADAWQVQRLAVTLPIPERASDVMAFHGRWLREFQAHRLTLQHGGFIQESRRGRSSHEYFPAFILGESAFSEQRGSVWGVHLGWSGNHRLRADIKTDGRRVVQAEALYLPGEITLAQSESLTTPWVYAAFSDTGLNGMSQRYHTFLRQSLIQFSGDKPRPVHLNTWEGIYFDHDPEYIMQMASKAADVGVERFIIDDGWFRGRHHDQAALGDWYLDEEKYPNGLMPVIEHVKALGMEFGIWVEPEMINPDSDLFRAHPDWVLQLPGYAQPTGRYQYVLNLNQPEAFAYLLERLSWLLGEHPVDYVKWDMNRELVQPGHEGRLAADAQTRQFYRLLDTLRQRFPHVEFESCASGGGRIDYGVLERTQRFWVSDNNDALERQTIQRGMSYFFPPEVMGQHIGHARCHATYRRHTIAFRGLTALFGHMGIELDPVKADDDELEGYRHYIQLHKTLRPLLHSGTTWRVEMPDDTVQVTGVVSNDRQHAVFQIAQLRMPDYSLAGTLRFPGLQPDARYEVTLLDGPEIKTVREGGGTMRELPPWLRQPIVVSGDWLMQAGLALPVLTPETAILVALSAVPDS